A part of Rhinatrema bivittatum chromosome 16, aRhiBiv1.1, whole genome shotgun sequence genomic DNA contains:
- the LOC115078508 gene encoding cathepsin K-like isoform X1, with protein MVGNQSRTATFCQAGFHSPRCSFLPMDRMLWHCILLLLLPLAMGDPEESLDSQWELWKKAHRKQYNSKVGELTRRLIWEKNLKYITAHNLEFSLRMHTYELAMNHLGDMTREEVVATMMGLRVPSVRSANNTYFPDWVEKVPDYIDYRKKGYVTPVQNQGQCGSCWAFSSVGALEGQLKRKTGKLVSLSPQNLVDCDTDNFGCDGGYMTNAFDYVRDNKGIDSADAYPYIGQDESCLYNPTKMAATCRGYKEIPTGSEKALKRAVARVGPVAVSIDASLPSFHFYSKGVYYDNLCNPEGINHAVLVVGYGKKMGTKHWIVKNSWGDFWGNKGYVLMARNKDNACGIANLASFPLM; from the exons ATGGTTGGAAACCAGTCCCGCACAGCAACGTTCTGCCAAGCTGGCTTTCATTCTCCACGGTGCTCTTTCCTCCCCATGGACAGGATGCTGTGGCACTGtatcctcctgctgctgctgcctctggcgATGGGAGACCCAGAAGAGAGCCTGGACTCCCAGTGGGAGCTCTGGAAGAAAGCACACCGCAAGCAATACAACAGCAAG GTGGGTGAGCTGACAAGGCGACTGATCTGGGAGAAGAACTTGAAGTACATCACCGCCCAtaacctggagttctctctgcGCATGCACACCTACGAACTGGCCATGAACCACCTCGGGGACATG acTAGGGAGGAGGTTGTGGCGACCATGATGGGGCTAAGGGTTCCCTCAGTGCGCTCAGCCAATAACACCTACTTCCCAGACTGGGTGGAGAAGGTTCCCGATTACATCGACTACAGGAAAAAGGGCTATGTTACTCCTGTCCAGAACCAG GGTCAGTGTGGCTCCTGCTGGGCGTTCAGTTCGGTGGGGGCCCTGGAGGGGCAGCTCAAGAGGAAAACAGGGAAGCTGGTGTCTCTCAGCCCTCAGAATCTCGTGGACTGTGACACAGACAACTTTGGCTGCGATGGAGGCTACATGACCAATGCCTTTGACTACGTGAGGGACAATAAGGGGATTGACTCAGCCGATGCTTATCCCTACATCGGACAG GATGAAAGCTGTTTATATAACCCCACCAAGATGGCAGCCACCTGCAGGGGCTACAAGGAGATCCCAACAGGGAGTGAGAAGGCCCTGAAAAGGGCGGTAGCCAGGGTGGGGCCGGTGGCCGTCAGCATCGATGCCAGCCTTCCCTCCTTCCATTTCTACAGCAAAG GTGTTTATTACGACAACCTCTGTAACCCAGAAGGTATTAACCATGCAGTCCTTGTCGTAGGCTACGGCAAAAAGATGGGAACGAAGCATTGGATTGTCAAGAACAG CTGGGGGGACTTCTGGGGCAATAAAGGTTACGTCCTGATGGCCAGAAACAAGGACAATGCTTGCGGTATTGCTAACCTGGCCAGTTTCCCCCTAATGTGA
- the LOC115078508 gene encoding cathepsin K-like isoform X2 produces the protein MLWHCILLLLLPLAMGDPEESLDSQWELWKKAHRKQYNSKVGELTRRLIWEKNLKYITAHNLEFSLRMHTYELAMNHLGDMTREEVVATMMGLRVPSVRSANNTYFPDWVEKVPDYIDYRKKGYVTPVQNQGQCGSCWAFSSVGALEGQLKRKTGKLVSLSPQNLVDCDTDNFGCDGGYMTNAFDYVRDNKGIDSADAYPYIGQDESCLYNPTKMAATCRGYKEIPTGSEKALKRAVARVGPVAVSIDASLPSFHFYSKGVYYDNLCNPEGINHAVLVVGYGKKMGTKHWIVKNSWGDFWGNKGYVLMARNKDNACGIANLASFPLM, from the exons ATGCTGTGGCACTGtatcctcctgctgctgctgcctctggcgATGGGAGACCCAGAAGAGAGCCTGGACTCCCAGTGGGAGCTCTGGAAGAAAGCACACCGCAAGCAATACAACAGCAAG GTGGGTGAGCTGACAAGGCGACTGATCTGGGAGAAGAACTTGAAGTACATCACCGCCCAtaacctggagttctctctgcGCATGCACACCTACGAACTGGCCATGAACCACCTCGGGGACATG acTAGGGAGGAGGTTGTGGCGACCATGATGGGGCTAAGGGTTCCCTCAGTGCGCTCAGCCAATAACACCTACTTCCCAGACTGGGTGGAGAAGGTTCCCGATTACATCGACTACAGGAAAAAGGGCTATGTTACTCCTGTCCAGAACCAG GGTCAGTGTGGCTCCTGCTGGGCGTTCAGTTCGGTGGGGGCCCTGGAGGGGCAGCTCAAGAGGAAAACAGGGAAGCTGGTGTCTCTCAGCCCTCAGAATCTCGTGGACTGTGACACAGACAACTTTGGCTGCGATGGAGGCTACATGACCAATGCCTTTGACTACGTGAGGGACAATAAGGGGATTGACTCAGCCGATGCTTATCCCTACATCGGACAG GATGAAAGCTGTTTATATAACCCCACCAAGATGGCAGCCACCTGCAGGGGCTACAAGGAGATCCCAACAGGGAGTGAGAAGGCCCTGAAAAGGGCGGTAGCCAGGGTGGGGCCGGTGGCCGTCAGCATCGATGCCAGCCTTCCCTCCTTCCATTTCTACAGCAAAG GTGTTTATTACGACAACCTCTGTAACCCAGAAGGTATTAACCATGCAGTCCTTGTCGTAGGCTACGGCAAAAAGATGGGAACGAAGCATTGGATTGTCAAGAACAG CTGGGGGGACTTCTGGGGCAATAAAGGTTACGTCCTGATGGCCAGAAACAAGGACAATGCTTGCGGTATTGCTAACCTGGCCAGTTTCCCCCTAATGTGA